A genomic stretch from Hemicordylus capensis ecotype Gifberg chromosome 1, rHemCap1.1.pri, whole genome shotgun sequence includes:
- the LOC128328708 gene encoding glycine N-acyltransferase-like protein 3, producing the protein MLILSCPSKLQLLEGVLRRSLPQTLTVYGAVMHINRGNPAQHEVVVDSWPEFKVVLTRPQKEVVKDNRDFYASLYAAFYWEIDACRSLLENAKVIDWGKAFQLQGLQDGLYEVARSTAEARDVHFEPYYYETVLHPGPPAHSQSRPRSDFLHFGTLNSSHAALLNETWSTGGNCHSLNYMDSLIRDFPSACLIDKEGQLASWCLSDAAACLTHTYTLPKYRGQGCMETVVQATARKLYANGFPIYGGVLRDNNPSRQSLKRQGFHFLPWTHYVIFVKPAIRYKE; encoded by the exons ATGTTGATCCTGTCCTGCCCCTCCAAGTTGCAGCTGCTAGAGGGAGTGCTGCGAAGGAGCCTGCCCCAGACACTTACG GTCTATGGGGCAGTGATGCACATCAACCGTGGAAATCCAGCTCAGCATGAAGTGGTGGTGGACTCTTGGCCGGAATTTAAAGTTGTCCTTACCCGCCCACAAAAGGAG GTGGTGAAAGACAACAGGGATTTCTATGCCAGTTTGTATGCTGCTTTCTATTGGGAAATAGATGCCTGTCGATCATTGCTGGAAAATGCCAAAGTCATTGATTGGGGCAAGGCCTTTCAGTTGCAAG GTCTCCAAGATGGGCTGTatgaagtggccagaagtactgcaGAGGCTAGAGATGTCCACTTTGAGCCATATTATTATGAGACAGTACTGCACCCAGGCCCACCTGCCCACAGCCAGAGCCG GCCGAGAAGTGACTTCCTCCACTTTGGTACCCTCAACTCATCTCATGCAGCCCTGCTCAATGAAACCTGGAGCACTGGGGGCAATTGTCACTCCCTGAACTATATGGACAGTCTGATACGTGACTTCCCTAGTGCCTGCCTTATTGACAAGGAAGGTCAGCTGGCCTCCTGGTGCCTCAGTGATGCAGCTGCTTGCTTAACACATACTTACACCCTCCCTAAGTACCGGGGCCAGGGCTGTATGGAAACTGTGGTGCAGGCAACAGCTAGGAAATTGTATGCTAATGGGTTTCCCATATATGGTGGGGTCCTGCGAGATAATAATCCCTCCCGGCAGTCACTGAAGCGTCAGGGTTTCCATTTTTTGCCTTGGACACACTACGTCATTTTTGTGAAACCAGCGATCAGATATAAGGAATAA